The Cervus elaphus chromosome 21, mCerEla1.1, whole genome shotgun sequence genome window below encodes:
- the BPNT2 gene encoding Golgi-resident adenosine 3',5'-bisphosphate 3'-phosphatase gives MAPMGIRLSPLGVAVFCLLGLGVLYHLYSGFLAGRFSLFGLGGEPGGGAAGPAASADGGTVDLREMLAVSVLAAVRGGEEVRRVRESNVLHEKSKGKTREGADDKMTSGDVLSNRKMFYLLKTAFPSVQINTEEHVDAADQEVILWDRKIPEDILKEIATPQEVPAESVTVWIDPLDATQEYTEDLRKYVTTMVCVAVNGKPVLGVIHKPFSEYTAWAMVDGGSNVKARTSYNEKTPRIVVSRSHSGMVKQVALQTFGNQTTIIPAGGAGYKVLALLDVPDKSQEKADLYIHVTYIKKWDICAGNAILKALGGHMTTLSGEEISYTGSDGIEGGLLASIRMNHQALVRKLPDLEKTGHK, from the exons ATGGCCCCCATGGGCATCCGCCTGTCCCCGCTGGGGGTGGCCGTGTTCTGCCTGCTGGGGCTCGGCGTGCTCTACCACCTCTATTCGGGCTTCCTGGCCGGCCGCTTCAGCCTTTTCGGCCTGGGCGGCGAGCCgggcggcggggcggcggggccCGCGGCCTCGGCCGACGGGGGCACGGTGGACCTGCGCGAGATGCTGGCCGTGTCGGTCCTGGCGGCCGTGCGCGGCGGCGAGGAGGTGCGGCGCGTACGCGAGAGCAACGTTCTCCACGAGAAGTCCAAGGGGAAGACGCGCGAGGGGGCGGACGACAAGATGACCAGCGGGGACGTGCTGTCCAACCGCAAGATGTTCTACCTGCTCAAGACCGCCTTCCCCAGCGTGCAG ATCAATACGGAGGAACATGTGGATGCAGCTGATCAGGAGGTGATCTTGTGGGATCGGAAGATTCCTGAggacatcctaaaggaaatagccactcccCAGGAGGTGCCGGCAGAGAGCGTCACCGTCTGGATTGACCCACTGGATGCCACGCAGGAATACACGG aggATCTTCGGAAGTATGTTACTACTATGGTGTGTGTGGCTGTAAATGGTAAACCTGTGCTAGGAGTAATACATAAGCCATTTTCTGAATATACAG CCTGGGCGATGGTAGACGGTGGGTCAAATGTGAAAGCCCGCACTTCTTACAATGAGAAGACCCCAAGGATTGTCGTGTCTCGCTCGCATTCAGGAATGGTCAAACAGGTGGCTCTTCAGACGTTTGGAAACCAGACTACGATCATCCCAGCGGGTGGAGCTG GTTATAAAGTTTTAGCGCTCTTGGATGTGCCTGATAAGAGTCAAGAAAAAGCTGATCTATATATCCATGTGACATACATCAAAAAGTGGGACATCTGTGCTGGCAACGCCATCTTGAAAGCCCTCGGGGGGCACATGACCACCCTGAGCGGTGAAGAAATTAGCTACACTGGTTCCGACGGCATTGAAGGGGGGCTCCTGGCCAGCATCAGGATGAACCACCAGGCTCTGGTCAGGAAGCTCCCGGACCTGGAGAAGACGGGACATAAGTAA